In Chitinophaga sp. HK235, a single window of DNA contains:
- a CDS encoding RagB/SusD family nutrient uptake outer membrane protein, whose translation MKRIFYLLLTGATIITTPGCKKFLDIKPKGYTIPEFYEDYQKLLSNASLIRATAAYPSYITDDVLAGEDNDVTKQAAFAGYSVFKKSLYTFKNGQTFEPSDSDPFWEPAYNHIYTYNTVINNILNVPDGTAQDKKRLRAEAQVGRAFEYLSLVNVYAEHYDAATAATALGVPLVLSEDINLPYERKSVAEVYAQIKKDLDEALPNLPDNVPNNFKPMKSVGYAFLSRMNLYMGDYKAALANANEALKLNSFLLDYKIYTNKNGTWGRVCTLSDSTAFPDGNKNKESVWIRYGSSSSSHVFSEVYASTDLINAYKKDLPAGATDKRFALFFCHGKSNFGGGIVSFPGRELWAPYVEFNLGFATPELYLIAAECEARIGDPARAIQLMNTLRDSRIENNQPLVANTSDDALRLVLEERRREMPFMGSTRLIDLKRLNKDPRFAKTITHTQGVQTFTLPPNDKRYILPVPPKVLAVNPNIPQYER comes from the coding sequence ATGAAAAGGATATTTTACCTGTTATTGACAGGTGCTACCATTATAACTACGCCGGGATGTAAAAAGTTTCTGGATATTAAACCTAAAGGCTATACGATTCCGGAGTTTTATGAGGACTATCAGAAGTTGTTGAGCAACGCTTCCCTGATAAGGGCTACCGCTGCTTATCCCAGCTATATCACGGATGATGTTTTAGCCGGAGAGGATAATGATGTAACGAAACAAGCGGCATTCGCCGGATATTCAGTTTTCAAGAAAAGCCTCTATACCTTTAAAAACGGTCAGACCTTTGAACCGAGCGACTCAGATCCATTTTGGGAACCAGCTTATAATCACATCTATACTTACAATACTGTGATTAATAATATACTGAATGTTCCCGATGGTACTGCACAGGATAAAAAACGGCTGCGTGCTGAAGCACAGGTGGGACGGGCCTTTGAATACCTGTCACTGGTAAACGTTTATGCTGAGCATTATGACGCTGCAACAGCCGCTACTGCTCTAGGTGTTCCCCTGGTACTGTCAGAGGATATTAACCTGCCTTATGAACGTAAAAGCGTGGCTGAAGTATATGCACAAATCAAAAAAGATCTGGACGAAGCATTACCCAATCTGCCTGATAACGTGCCTAATAATTTTAAGCCGATGAAAAGCGTAGGATATGCTTTTCTGAGCCGTATGAACCTTTATATGGGAGATTATAAGGCTGCGCTGGCCAATGCGAATGAAGCACTGAAGCTGAACAGCTTCCTGTTGGATTATAAGATCTATACCAATAAAAATGGTACTTGGGGACGTGTTTGTACACTCAGTGATAGTACTGCATTTCCGGATGGCAACAAGAATAAGGAAAGTGTCTGGATCCGTTATGGTAGTTCCAGTTCCAGCCATGTCTTCAGCGAAGTATATGCGAGTACTGATTTAATTAATGCTTATAAAAAGGACCTCCCTGCCGGAGCTACAGATAAACGTTTTGCACTTTTCTTCTGTCATGGTAAATCCAATTTCGGAGGAGGAATCGTATCCTTCCCCGGCAGAGAATTATGGGCGCCTTATGTTGAGTTCAACCTGGGATTCGCCACACCGGAGTTATATCTGATTGCTGCAGAGTGTGAGGCAAGAATTGGTGACCCGGCAAGAGCTATCCAGCTGATGAATACACTGCGTGACAGCCGTATTGAGAATAATCAGCCACTGGTTGCCAACACCAGCGATGATGCATTAAGACTTGTGCTGGAAGAACGCAGAAGGGAAATGCCTTTTATGGGCAGTACCCGCCTGATTGATCTTAAACGTTTGAACAAAGATCCGCGCTTCGCTAAAACCATTACCCATACACAGGGAGTACAAACCTTTACGTTACCGCCGAATGATAAACGATATATTCTGCCGGTTCCTCCAAAAGTACTCGCTGTCAATCCCAACATTCCGCAATACGAGCGATAA